A genome region from Lytechinus pictus isolate F3 Inbred chromosome 16, Lp3.0, whole genome shotgun sequence includes the following:
- the LOC129279351 gene encoding zinc finger protein ZIC 4-like, translated as MSTDTLPPQCMDTSLVRPGGSALRFLDVGSHHYHAAHQSLGTVPGFSIPTPAYSAPAHSAAESTALSSGLSDSTGMTLNMNSYGMDTSHMTSTLKLSPPHHMSSEHQSSGQPNFSSQTHNGYVPHSHAPHHPSHHSMSSYPAPQPFSTSRDYLIRRDPLAGTTMPPFNGLSSHDPMPSNPASHHSMFPTSSSLHHGHHADTGSAHVIFPSFHDQTTGSMNGQMRLGLTSDMRSDQFNHHMSAPRNDYLTTPQLHNHHMNMNMNMNMGPPHHPAAHHGPHHAAFFRYMRQPIKQELSCLWVDQDLPEPRKPCNKTFTTMHEIVTHITVEHVGGPEQTNHTCFWQNCSREQKPFKAKYKLVNHIRVHTGEKPFPCPFPGCGKVFARSENLKIHKRTHTGE; from the coding sequence ATGAGTACGGATACTCTACCACCACAGTGCATGGACACCTCCTTGGTACGGCCCGGGGGCTCGGCTCTGCGCTTCCTCGACGTAGGGTCTCATCACTACCACGCTGCTCATCAGAGTTTAGGGACTGTGCCAGGCTTCAGCATCCCAACACCTGCTTACTCTGCCCCGGCCCACTCGGCCGCCGAGAGCACGGCGCTTAGCTCTGGGCTGTCGGACAGCACGGGGATGACGCTCAACATGAATTCCTACGGCATGGATACCTCCCATATGACGAGCACGTTAAAGCTAAGCCCGCCGCATCATATGTCGAGCGAGCATCAAAGTTCTGGACAGCCGAATTTCAGCAGCCAGACGCATAATGGGTATGTACCTCACTCCCATGCCCCCCATCATCCATCGCATCACAGCATGAGCAGCTACCCCGCTCCGCAACCCTTCTCAACCTCCAGGGATTATCTCATCCGAAGGGACCCTCTCGCTGGCACCACCATGCCCCCGTTCAATGGACTATCCTCGCACGACCCGATGCCCAGCAACCCGGCGAGCCACCATAGTATGTTCCCGACGAGCAGCTCTCTGCATCACGGGCACCACGCCGACACCGGCTCCGCTCACGTCATCTTCCCGAGTTTCCACGACCAAACCACCGGCTCCATGAACGGACAGATGAGACTGGGACTAACATCCGACATGAGATCGGACCAGTTCAACCACCACATGTCAGCGCCGAGAAACGATTACCTAACCACGCCACAACTCCACAACCACCACATGAATATGAACATGAATATGAACATGGGACCCCCGCACCACCCCGCCGCCCACCATGGCCCGCACCACGCCGCGTTCTTCCGCTACATGCGGCAGCCGATCAAGCAAGAACTTAGCTGTCTCTGGGTTGACCAAGACCTCCCCGAACCCAGAAAACCCTGCAATAAAACATTCACAACCATGCACGAAATTGTGACTCACATAACCGTCGAGCATGTCGGAGGGCCAGAACAGACGAACCATACATGTTTTTGGCAGAATTGTTCTCGAGAACAGAAACCTTTCAAAGCCAAGTATAAACTGGTCAATCATATTCGTGTCCATACTGGTGAGAAACCATTCCCTTGCCCGTTCCCCGGGTGTGGGAAAGTCTTCGCTAGGTCGGAGAACCTCAAGATTCACAAGAGAACACATACAGGTGAGTAA
- the LOC129278504 gene encoding zinc finger protein ZIC 4-like, with amino-acid sequence MVSSEKPFKCEFEGCDRRFANSSDRKKHSHVHTSDKPYNCRVRGCDKSYTHPSSLRKHMKVHSKSPPPPGSFDDVNESSSEPSPAGSSEHNSQAVGGGSGGTTGGAGVGGSSGGSITASSLATNAGTNLSEWYVCQSAGGMPTPPSNEPSPVGTGANSHGPSVGSTLLTHSAGLGRGPNTGSSYP; translated from the exons ATGGTGTCAA GTGAGAAACCTTTCAAGTGCGAGTTCGAGGGATGCGATCGCCGCTTTGCCAATTCCAGCGACCGTAAGAAACATTCTCACGTACACACCTCGGATAAGCCCTACAACTGTCGTGTCAGAGGCTGCGACAAGAGCTACACACACCCGAGCTCCTTACGCAAACACATGAAGGTGCACAGCAAATCACCGCCGCCGCCGGGTTCATTCGATGACGTCAACGAAAGTAGTAGTGAGCCCTCACCGGCGGGATCGTCGGAACACAACAGCCAGGCTGTCGGAGGTGGCAGCGGGGGGACCACGGGAGGAGCGGGTGTAGGTGGAAGCAGTGGAGGCTCGATTACGGCGTCGAGCTTAGCGACGAACGCGGGAACGAACTTGAGTGAATGGTACGTGTGCCAAAGTGCGGGAGGGATGCCCACCCCTCCCAGTAACGAGCCTTCCCCGGTAGGGACGGGAGCCAATAGCCATGGTCCAAGTGTGGGTTCGACACTCTTGACGCATTCTGCAGGCCTAGGTCGGGGACCCAACACAGGATCGTCATACCCGTGA